Within Vicinamibacteria bacterium, the genomic segment GTTCCCTCTGTAACGCGATCACGGACCGCGAGGTCTGCGTCACCTGCTCCGACCCCGCGCGGACCGACCGCATGGTCTGCGTAGTCGAGGAGCCCCACGATCTGCTTTCGGTGGAAAAGACCCGCGACTTCCGCGGCCGCTACCATGTCCTCCACGGCGCGCTCTCGCCTCTGCAGGGAGTAGGGCCGGACGAGCTCAAGATCGAGGGTCTCCTAGAGCGGATCCGTAAGGGGGGAGTCGAGGAGGTCATCCTCGCCACCAGCCCCACCGTGGAAGGGGAGGCCACCGCCGTCTACCTGGTCCGGATCCTCAAGCCCCTGGGGGTGCGCGTGACCCGGATTGCCATGGGGGTGCCGGTGGGCTCGGACCTGGAATGGGCGGACGAGGTGACCATGGCCAAGGCCATGGAAGGCCGGCGTGAATATTGAGTTGTTTGGGCGGCGACGGTTTGAAAACGCTTGATCCGCAAGCTATAACTATGCGTTCCTGAGAGGCCCGTCCCACCAGGCCAGTCTTGCGTCAGGCTTTATAGGAGGATCACGGATGGCGGCGCCAGATATAGTCATGTACGAGGAGGAGTTCAACCAGATCAAGCAAATCATCTCGAAGCTCCGCGTCGACGCCAACGCTAAAGTGGTCTTCCTGGTCGACAAGAACGGCCAGCAGATCGCCGCCCATGGCGAGATCGAGAACCTGGACACCACCTCGTTGGCATCCCTAACGGCCGGCAACGTGGCCGCCACCGACGGCCTGGCTCGACTCATCGGCGAGAAAGAGTTCTCGATCCTTTTTCACGAGGGGGAGAAGGACAACATCCACATCTCAATCGTCGCCCAGAGGGTCATCCTGGTCGTGATCTTCGACGAACGATCCTCTCTCGGCCTTGTCCGCCTGCGGGTCAAGAAGGCGTCGCAAGAGCTGAACGACGTGTTCGCCCGGATCATGGCCAAGGTCGAAAGAGAGAAGGCCCAGGCCGGAACCGCCTTCGAGAGCCCCTTCGCCGAGATCACCGACGAGGACATCGACAGTCTCTTCAGCGAGTAGCGAGCCCGGGGCGACGACCGATGACCTTCATTAACTACGCTTCCCGCGAGATCAACTGCAAGATCGTTTACTACGGCCCCGGCCTGTGCGGGAAGACCACCAACCTCCAGTGGATCTACGACAAGACGAACCCGGGGGCCAAGGGCAAGCTTATCTCC encodes:
- a CDS encoding roadblock/LC7 domain-containing protein, translated to MAAPDIVMYEEEFNQIKQIISKLRVDANAKVVFLVDKNGQQIAAHGEIENLDTTSLASLTAGNVAATDGLARLIGEKEFSILFHEGEKDNIHISIVAQRVILVVIFDERSSLGLVRLRVKKASQELNDVFARIMAKVEREKAQAGTAFESPFAEITDEDIDSLFSE
- the recR gene encoding recombination mediator RecR produces the protein MDYPPPVARLIDELKKLPGIGPKSAQRIAFHLLRSPREDAVRLGTAVGTLLDGIRTCSLCNAITDREVCVTCSDPARTDRMVCVVEEPHDLLSVEKTRDFRGRYHVLHGALSPLQGVGPDELKIEGLLERIRKGGVEEVILATSPTVEGEATAVYLVRILKPLGVRVTRIAMGVPVGSDLEWADEVTMAKAMEGRREY